One part of the uncultured Fibrobacter sp. genome encodes these proteins:
- a CDS encoding ABC transporter substrate-binding protein: MIGLKSIARTALVLSASGAVFSGCGGSDQAEGALPRQETLYLSGQQWGAPATFNPLAESWMAAWPVGGRFNLVYEPLVTYNTLNGQIEDLLGHLVEELSNNDSIVVDLNPAATWSDGKQVNSNDVKFMFTKGSINTAEQISAIHVDTLYAEPAAEDTAGERKMIGERLAFIVNKAQRNNPLSVRDLLQAIRIAPAHIFEPLIAEKGLDEVKKMMMDKNPVVSGPYNIKDYSANKIILERRDDYWGNAALHNGQLPAPKYIVHPIYKSNDHSTIALREGALDASMSFVPRIWHKKGAGVHTWFNDPPYFAPGAMPMMMINTMKEPLNDKRFRRALATAIDYTAIRMFAVSNYTTPLQPGLIMPTNLEGKYINAEDQKLGVNLGITDEAQRINQVKSMLAEAGYSSKFTDGGELIGTYNAKGEKIPTLFITSPAGWTDWESIVTIAVEGMRKAGIDIREGFVDGGQYWPAMGTGNFDLIMHKPTADVSPSLPWSRFNEVMASRDWQPLGAWAGTNIGRYNQPGTPEFRPEVDSLLGLIPLMTDEAKKAEAYRELNKIFMEDQPSIPLTYLPEQYYEFSDRVWTNWPTAENPYAPPQLPWIASGTKVLWNLKLAK; the protein is encoded by the coding sequence ATGATTGGATTGAAATCGATTGCCAGAACGGCTTTAGTGCTTTCGGCAAGTGGAGCAGTTTTTTCAGGGTGCGGTGGCAGTGATCAGGCTGAAGGGGCTTTGCCTCGTCAGGAAACCCTGTACCTGTCCGGCCAGCAATGGGGCGCCCCTGCGACATTTAATCCGCTTGCAGAAAGCTGGATGGCCGCGTGGCCTGTCGGCGGACGCTTCAACCTGGTTTACGAACCGCTTGTTACTTATAACACTCTGAACGGTCAGATTGAGGACCTCCTTGGCCACCTGGTCGAGGAACTGTCCAACAACGACAGCATCGTGGTTGACTTGAACCCGGCTGCGACCTGGAGCGACGGCAAGCAAGTGAACTCGAACGACGTGAAGTTCATGTTCACGAAGGGTTCCATCAATACCGCCGAACAGATTTCCGCAATCCATGTAGACACATTATATGCCGAACCGGCAGCCGAGGACACGGCTGGCGAGCGCAAGATGATTGGCGAACGTCTCGCCTTCATCGTGAACAAGGCCCAGAGGAATAACCCGCTTTCTGTGCGCGACTTGCTCCAGGCTATCCGTATCGCCCCGGCCCACATTTTCGAACCGCTTATTGCCGAAAAGGGCCTCGACGAAGTCAAGAAGATGATGATGGACAAGAACCCGGTGGTTTCGGGTCCGTACAACATCAAGGACTATTCTGCAAACAAGATTATTCTTGAACGCCGCGACGACTACTGGGGCAACGCCGCTCTCCACAACGGCCAGCTCCCGGCTCCCAAGTACATCGTTCACCCGATTTACAAGAGCAACGACCACAGCACGATCGCGCTGCGCGAAGGTGCCTTGGACGCTTCTATGAGCTTTGTCCCGCGCATTTGGCACAAGAAGGGCGCCGGTGTCCATACCTGGTTCAACGACCCTCCGTACTTTGCTCCGGGTGCCATGCCGATGATGATGATCAACACGATGAAGGAACCGCTTAATGACAAGCGTTTCCGCCGCGCTCTTGCGACGGCCATCGACTATACGGCTATCCGCATGTTCGCCGTGTCCAACTACACGACGCCGCTCCAGCCGGGCCTCATCATGCCGACGAACCTCGAAGGCAAGTACATCAACGCCGAAGACCAGAAGCTGGGTGTAAACCTCGGTATCACCGACGAAGCCCAACGCATCAACCAGGTCAAGTCGATGCTCGCCGAAGCCGGTTATTCGTCCAAGTTCACCGACGGTGGCGAACTTATCGGTACTTACAACGCCAAGGGCGAAAAGATCCCGACCCTCTTCATCACGTCTCCTGCCGGTTGGACCGACTGGGAATCTATCGTGACTATCGCTGTCGAAGGCATGCGTAAGGCCGGTATCGACATCCGCGAAGGTTTCGTGGACGGTGGCCAGTACTGGCCTGCGATGGGTACGGGTAACTTCGACCTCATCATGCACAAGCCGACTGCCGACGTTTCTCCGTCTCTCCCGTGGAGCCGTTTCAACGAAGTCATGGCCAGCCGCGACTGGCAGCCGCTCGGCGCTTGGGCCGGTACCAACATCGGCCGTTACAACCAGCCGGGCACTCCGGAGTTCCGTCCCGAAGTGGACAGCCTCTTGGGCCTCATTCCGCTCATGACGGACGAAGCCAAGAAGGCCGAAGCCTACCGCGAACTGAACAAGATCTTCATGGAGGACCAGCCGTCTATCCCGCTGACCTACCTCCCGGAACAGTATTACGAATTCAGCGACCGCGTGTGGACCAACTGGCCCACCGCCGAAAATCCGTACGCTCCGCCGCAGCTGCCGTGGATTGCCTCGGGTACGAAGGTCCTGTGGAACTTAAAGCTTGCTAAATAG